One Bacillota bacterium DNA segment encodes these proteins:
- a CDS encoding N-acetylmuramoyl-L-alanine amidase: MAKKGLLAIFIAISISLAPLSPVYSAAFAKTRIRYKTVKVNRAAKRTVKKKSAKKVKKTKKTIKTSKSSKSVVYSQSFYYLVTIPSSKKKISLLQRKLTQRTGVGFSRASNYRLQAKVNGGIASVIVAACKKLRAKAYVTKVGAIVINPSYRFDPNNLPVSDAELRAILENTMTAGDDGRVTIVIDAGHGGAASGAVAKSGLKEKDVNLDVALKVRDFFGQINERLKARGFTKTFNVVLTRTGDNSIVNPYEYESDLQARVDLSAAVKADVFISIHHNGSTSPDAVGTQVYYRTYDNRTHENYIGYLLAMSLQQELTKAFGWSGVPGKDDGIAAANYWVLRRSVDSTESTTSITGAAKALTESAYMSNAGEAALLASDEFRAKEAAGIINGALVFLRQVLRNTGRL; the protein is encoded by the coding sequence GTGGCAAAAAAGGGACTGCTGGCAATATTTATAGCGATATCTATAAGCCTCGCCCCGTTATCTCCTGTCTATTCGGCAGCTTTTGCAAAAACACGCATACGTTATAAAACAGTTAAAGTTAATAGGGCTGCTAAGCGCACTGTAAAGAAAAAATCCGCCAAAAAGGTCAAAAAAACAAAAAAGACCATAAAAACCAGCAAATCATCAAAAAGTGTTGTTTACAGCCAGAGCTTTTACTACCTTGTAACCATACCAAGCAGCAAGAAAAAGATAAGTTTGCTGCAGAGAAAGCTCACCCAAAGAACAGGTGTGGGCTTTAGCAGGGCGAGTAACTACAGGCTGCAAGCTAAAGTAAACGGCGGTATTGCCAGTGTCATAGTTGCCGCTTGTAAGAAATTAAGGGCTAAGGCTTACGTTACAAAAGTAGGCGCAATAGTCATAAATCCATCCTACAGGTTTGACCCAAATAATCTTCCCGTGTCCGATGCCGAGCTTAGAGCGATTCTTGAAAACACTATGACCGCAGGCGATGACGGGCGGGTTACTATTGTTATCGATGCCGGTCATGGAGGGGCGGCCTCGGGTGCGGTAGCAAAGAGTGGTCTTAAAGAGAAAGATGTCAATCTGGACGTCGCTCTTAAAGTTCGCGACTTCTTTGGTCAGATAAACGAGCGGCTCAAGGCACGTGGGTTTACCAAAACATTTAACGTGGTCTTAACCCGCACTGGTGATAACTCGATAGTTAATCCTTACGAATACGAATCAGATTTGCAGGCGCGGGTGGACTTATCGGCGGCTGTTAAAGCCGATGTATTTATCAGTATTCACCATAACGGGTCAACCTCGCCGGATGCCGTGGGCACCCAGGTCTATTACCGCACATATGATAACAGGACGCATGAAAATTACATCGGCTATTTGTTGGCGATGTCGCTTCAGCAAGAGCTGACAAAAGCTTTCGGATGGTCAGGTGTTCCTGGCAAAGATGACGGTATCGCTGCAGCAAACTACTGGGTACTGAGACGTTCGGTAGATAGCACCGAGTCTACAACTTCAATCACAGGTGCTGCAAAAGCACTTACCGAGTCTGCATATATGAGTAACGCAGGTGAGGCGGCTCTTCTTGCCAGTGATGAATTTCGTGCAAAAGAGGCCGCAGGAATAATTAACGGTGCACTTGTGTTTTTGAGGCAGGTGCTTAGAAATACCGGCAGGCTGTAA
- a CDS encoding SpoIID/LytB domain-containing protein, producing the protein MRRRYYILVAMATIISLIGSVIVFPSTGLAEDVVYTISGAGWGHGLGMCQWGAQGRALSGQNYQQILAAYYQNTQLTGYPVPTEIRVLLFGGANLPQTYIEGEGGAAFSFQNNGVPIEGATGVTGRWMVAARGDGLAQLRRPDGSIVADGLLGPVIVTGAGENLIVYNSAGVRYHAYKGSIWIYPNSGYLYLVNHVGFDPDYLNGLGEMPSSWNIEALKAQAVAARSYAIACMRPSATYDLYDSVSSQVYVGVDKVNGPYGANWASAVSQTTGQVLIYGGKVIAAYYHSSCGGHTENSENVWSSALGYIRGVSDINPATGRAYCDQPGNTIFRWSVQKSKSDLESRLGIPGITGLTITGRGVSPRVTQLVISKADGSTVTMKGSDFRSRLGLNSTWIDGINLPQIIQLSRPVQPDVFLITIATNKRTAYSKQRGLARYGYQFSRLSNGRLQARTTNEAVARNIVSVCVRLKTKAYVTKITASGAYDVTSSFQPPKKTKAKVTRSKKTTKVSARTVKKVVKSKARVRRVAVRKRR; encoded by the coding sequence GTGAGGCGAAGATATTATATTTTGGTCGCAATGGCAACAATAATAAGCTTGATCGGTTCGGTGATCGTTTTCCCATCAACCGGCTTAGCTGAAGATGTGGTTTACACTATAAGTGGTGCCGGCTGGGGTCACGGTCTTGGTATGTGCCAGTGGGGTGCACAGGGAAGGGCTTTAAGTGGCCAGAATTATCAGCAGATACTTGCCGCTTACTACCAGAATACTCAACTAACGGGATATCCAGTTCCGACGGAAATTAGAGTGCTGCTTTTTGGCGGTGCCAACCTGCCTCAAACATACATCGAGGGTGAAGGTGGTGCGGCATTTAGCTTCCAGAATAATGGAGTTCCCATAGAGGGCGCAACCGGTGTTACCGGTAGGTGGATGGTTGCCGCAAGAGGAGATGGTTTAGCTCAGCTTCGCAGGCCAGATGGCAGCATTGTTGCTGATGGGCTATTAGGTCCTGTTATCGTAACGGGAGCTGGCGAAAATCTAATTGTATATAATAGCGCTGGCGTTAGATATCACGCGTATAAAGGAAGTATTTGGATATATCCAAATTCAGGCTATCTCTACCTGGTAAACCATGTTGGATTTGATCCTGACTATTTAAATGGCTTAGGGGAGATGCCTTCGAGTTGGAACATCGAAGCTTTAAAAGCCCAGGCTGTTGCTGCTAGAAGCTATGCAATCGCATGCATGCGTCCATCAGCTACATACGACCTGTACGATTCTGTTTCGAGTCAGGTTTATGTTGGGGTTGATAAGGTAAATGGCCCATATGGAGCAAATTGGGCCAGTGCGGTGTCTCAGACTACCGGGCAGGTTCTCATCTACGGTGGCAAGGTAATAGCTGCCTATTATCACTCAAGTTGTGGAGGCCATACCGAGAACTCGGAAAACGTTTGGTCAAGTGCACTAGGATATATAAGAGGAGTAAGCGATATAAATCCTGCAACAGGCAGGGCTTATTGTGATCAGCCAGGTAATACAATATTTCGCTGGTCTGTGCAGAAAAGTAAAAGTGACCTGGAATCGCGGTTAGGTATCCCGGGCATTACTGGACTTACAATAACTGGAAGAGGAGTATCTCCAAGGGTTACCCAACTAGTTATCTCAAAGGCAGACGGATCGACTGTCACCATGAAGGGGTCTGATTTCCGATCTAGATTAGGATTGAACAGCACCTGGATTGATGGCATAAATCTGCCACAAATCATCCAGTTAAGTCGACCGGTCCAGCCAGATGTTTTTCTGATAACGATAGCGACTAATAAGAGAACTGCGTATTCCAAGCAACGAGGTCTTGCACGTTATGGCTACCAATTCAGCAGGTTGTCAAACGGGCGCCTGCAAGCAAGGACGACGAACGAAGCTGTAGCAAGAAATATAGTTTCTGTGTGTGTTCGCCTTAAGACAAAAGCCTATGTAACAAAGATTACCGCATCGGGAGCCTATGACGTAACGTCGAGCTTCCAGCCGCCCAAGAAAACAAAGGCCAAGGTAACCAGGAGTAAGAAAACAACAAAAGTCAGTGCGCGAACCGTAAAGAAGGTTGTCAAAAGTAAAGCCAGGGTAAGGAGAGTTGCCGTTAGGAAGCGCAGATAG
- a CDS encoding DUF5667 domain-containing protein — translation MSKSGSHNKKLENAFDYCMKLMNSGATIEECLRLYPNLRKELRDLLPVAARLKQAYPGYPELRPSKLYTKISREKFLAAIEGGPDAIERELFKPMASRTSNPDLGRLVRIYVGAAVVAAVMLMILGGYIYASDDILPGNPLYSVKRTLEGLHLALTFDNKKREELLRQFSARRMDEANRLGRKNKDRTAVLGYKVAKDSSKGKTENRPLNDSTSKGSSSVTPQASSSKQTSKKRRSKAVAVRTAANTTTAAATATSATYKPPVPSFEVESIDLQPDDCINTSKENDIIHIKISGATTAGFEVGIYKDSDKVAVAKPISVNEFSWDGKVNGSFVDDGMYSVKVVDSNGRFASATAEIFVASLSDVALQEPEGQVDFEAPAFKFVWSEVTDATAYTLYVKSGSRTVIEKLLDARQSQYKPDSSDLQKMLALGQGSFSWRIIATDTNGKLAYSAYKDFTYIRGSMPQD, via the coding sequence ATGAGTAAGTCAGGTTCGCATAATAAAAAATTGGAAAATGCATTTGATTATTGCATGAAGCTGATGAATTCCGGGGCTACAATTGAGGAGTGTTTAAGGCTTTATCCAAACTTGCGTAAAGAGCTAAGAGATCTTTTGCCTGTTGCGGCCAGGCTCAAACAGGCCTATCCAGGTTACCCAGAACTTAGACCCTCCAAGCTTTATACTAAAATCAGTCGTGAGAAATTTTTGGCTGCAATTGAAGGTGGACCCGATGCGATAGAACGTGAGTTGTTTAAACCAATGGCCTCTCGAACCTCCAATCCTGACCTGGGACGGCTCGTTAGGATCTATGTGGGAGCGGCAGTTGTGGCTGCCGTAATGCTTATGATTCTGGGCGGCTATATCTACGCATCAGATGATATCTTGCCAGGAAATCCCCTGTATAGTGTAAAAAGGACGCTTGAAGGTCTACACCTTGCATTAACCTTCGACAACAAAAAAAGAGAAGAGCTACTTCGGCAGTTCTCAGCAAGAAGAATGGACGAGGCCAATCGACTCGGACGGAAAAACAAAGATAGGACAGCGGTACTTGGCTACAAGGTTGCAAAGGATAGCTCAAAAGGGAAAACCGAAAACCGGCCGCTTAACGACTCAACCAGCAAAGGCAGTTCAAGCGTAACTCCGCAAGCTAGCTCTTCTAAGCAAACATCAAAAAAGCGAAGAAGTAAAGCTGTAGCGGTACGTACTGCTGCAAATACAACAACCGCAGCAGCCACAGCAACTAGCGCTACTTATAAGCCACCGGTTCCTTCATTTGAGGTAGAAAGCATAGATCTACAACCTGATGATTGCATCAATACTAGCAAGGAAAACGATATTATCCATATAAAGATATCAGGTGCAACTACCGCTGGCTTTGAGGTTGGTATCTATAAAGATTCAGATAAAGTTGCAGTTGCAAAGCCGATATCGGTAAATGAGTTTTCCTGGGACGGCAAGGTCAATGGCAGCTTTGTGGACGATGGCATGTATTCAGTAAAAGTGGTGGATAGCAACGGCAGGTTTGCGTCGGCAACTGCCGAAATTTTCGTCGCGTCGCTTTCAGATGTTGCCCTTCAAGAACCTGAAGGGCAGGTCGATTTTGAGGCTCCTGCTTTTAAATTTGTCTGGAGCGAGGTGACGGATGCCACAGCTTATACTCTGTACGTAAAGTCAGGTTCACGTACTGTCATCGAAAAATTACTAGATGCCAGGCAAAGCCAGTATAAGCCGGATAGCAGCGATTTGCAGAAAATGCTTGCGCTTGGACAGGGCAGTTTCTCATGGCGCATTATCGCAACCGATACCAACGGGAAGCTGGCTTACTCTGCCTACAAGGATTTTACTTACATCCGCGGTTCTATGCCTCAGGATTAG
- a CDS encoding sigma-70 family RNA polymerase sigma factor, giving the protein MGTLKNLDVLVMNARQLNEDALLALYDNYLPHIFRFIYYQVDNRPAAENLTTETFLKMLMAIPDFTGDGKTFYPWLLRIASDTILSYLKSRSSQEIFLDEEIDELFIGNKHDLKPQDIATIDIAEIKKAVNKLPDEQKQVLILKFAMGLSNNEVTEVLGKSEASIKTLQISSLVALKKLLEKRDDSGERVEPFAARHEKKSAASGARGRGLRFRVKQVR; this is encoded by the coding sequence ATGGGTACACTTAAGAACCTCGATGTATTAGTAATGAACGCCAGGCAGCTAAACGAGGATGCTCTTTTAGCTCTCTATGATAACTACCTCCCGCATATTTTCCGCTTTATCTATTATCAGGTTGACAACAGGCCAGCAGCCGAAAATCTTACAACTGAAACGTTTCTTAAGATGTTAATGGCTATTCCGGATTTTACAGGAGACGGCAAGACATTTTATCCATGGTTGTTGAGAATCGCAAGTGACACAATCCTTAGTTATTTAAAATCCCGATCAAGCCAAGAAATATTTCTTGATGAGGAAATAGATGAGCTTTTTATTGGCAATAAGCATGACCTCAAACCGCAAGATATAGCGACAATCGATATTGCCGAGATAAAAAAAGCCGTAAATAAATTGCCCGATGAGCAGAAGCAGGTGCTTATATTAAAGTTTGCCATGGGTCTTTCCAATAACGAAGTTACCGAAGTGCTGGGCAAGTCCGAGGCTTCCATAAAGACGCTCCAGATAAGCTCGTTGGTGGCTTTAAAGAAATTGCTTGAGAAGAGAGACGATTCAGGCGAGCGGGTTGAGCCTTTTGCGGCTCGTCATGAGAAAAAGTCTGCCGCATCGGGAGCCAGGGGCCGGGGTTTAAGGTTCAGGGTAAAGCAGGTAAGGTAA
- a CDS encoding purine-nucleoside phosphorylase: MDLTEQIRQNTKDIIRFLTDRTVGKVDIGIILGSGLGELADEVEHPDVFAYNEIPHFPKSTTQGHAGNLVIGALAGKRVAIAQGRFHYYEGYTSAGVSLPVRVLHGLGARTLVVTCAAGGLRADLRAGDIMAITDHVNMMGVNPLVGPNDDSAGPRFVDMSEAYDKGLLKLAEDASRKEGVGLKEGVYVAMLGPTYETPAEARFLSNIGDAVGMSVVPEVIVARYLGIKVLGLAVITNTHGAKQKLSHSEVLEEAHKASKKLIRLIKDVLQEA, from the coding sequence ATGGATTTAACCGAGCAAATCAGGCAAAACACAAAAGATATTATCAGGTTTTTAACAGATCGCACGGTAGGCAAGGTTGATATCGGGATTATTCTTGGCTCCGGACTTGGGGAGCTTGCCGACGAAGTTGAACACCCCGATGTGTTTGCGTATAATGAAATACCGCATTTCCCAAAATCAACAACACAGGGCCATGCCGGAAATTTAGTGATTGGGGCGCTTGCCGGGAAAAGGGTTGCCATAGCGCAGGGGCGGTTTCATTATTATGAAGGTTATACATCGGCTGGGGTATCGCTTCCGGTTCGAGTCCTGCATGGTTTGGGGGCAAGGACGCTTGTTGTTACATGTGCGGCTGGCGGCCTGAGGGCAGACCTTCGCGCGGGAGATATTATGGCTATAACGGATCATGTAAACATGATGGGCGTAAATCCTCTCGTTGGACCAAACGATGACTCTGCAGGCCCCCGCTTTGTCGATATGTCGGAGGCATATGATAAAGGGCTTTTAAAGCTTGCCGAGGATGCGTCCAGAAAAGAAGGGGTAGGCCTAAAAGAGGGTGTGTATGTTGCCATGCTTGGGCCTACTTATGAGACCCCGGCTGAAGCCAGGTTCTTATCTAACATTGGCGATGCGGTGGGCATGTCGGTAGTTCCGGAGGTTATTGTTGCCAGGTATCTGGGAATTAAGGTGCTTGGCCTTGCTGTTATAACCAATACTCACGGCGCGAAGCAAAAGTTAAGTCACAGTGAAGTGCTGGAAGAGGCACATAAAGCCTCTAAAAAATTGATAAGATTAATAAAAGACGTCTTGCAAGAAGCTTAA
- a CDS encoding GerMN domain-containing protein has product MKRTITALLIAALVALIVITLAGCQEASIKSSSASNNEGKPAANKEEASLNKEGVKADSAKTMPEAKTEQVTLYFSDSQAEKLVAETRQIAKTQDVAKSIMEELVKGPKDKGLYPTVPPDTKINAVTINGGVASVDFSRSFIDGNPGGSTGEIMAVYSVVNTLTELPGIQKVQILIDGKPVDTITGHLDTSEPLARDDSIIKR; this is encoded by the coding sequence ATGAAGAGAACCATCACAGCACTTTTAATCGCAGCCTTGGTTGCCCTAATTGTTATAACATTAGCTGGTTGCCAGGAAGCGAGCATTAAATCCTCCTCGGCATCAAACAATGAAGGGAAGCCAGCAGCTAATAAAGAAGAGGCTTCCCTGAACAAAGAAGGAGTAAAAGCAGATAGCGCAAAGACAATGCCAGAGGCGAAAACAGAGCAAGTAACTCTTTATTTTAGTGATAGCCAGGCAGAGAAGTTAGTAGCTGAGACCCGCCAAATAGCAAAAACCCAGGACGTGGCCAAGTCTATCATGGAGGAACTAGTCAAAGGGCCAAAAGATAAAGGGTTATATCCGACGGTACCACCAGATACCAAGATTAACGCAGTTACCATAAATGGCGGCGTCGCATCTGTAGATTTTTCGAGGTCATTTATTGATGGAAATCCTGGCGGAAGCACCGGGGAGATTATGGCTGTCTATTCAGTAGTTAATACGCTAACCGAGCTCCCGGGCATTCAAAAAGTTCAAATACTTATTGATGGAAAACCAGTTGATACGATAACTGGACATTTAGATACAAGTGAGCCGCTAGCAAGGGATGATTCCATTATTAAAAGGTAG
- a CDS encoding CAP domain-containing protein translates to MLSLLNEQRRINGLSALKIDPKLEAMARRYCQEMITNRFFSHTSPVSGGLLNRIMDSEIPNGWLLAGENLAGAPTVEAAFEGLMQSPSHKDNMLEPKYTHAGIAVIDGGPYGKMFVQEFIEYPEDMLSKAANDSQSNLAAFLSANLFYPESSILDFSKSTGNTADNT, encoded by the coding sequence ATGCTAAGCCTTCTAAATGAACAAAGGAGGATAAACGGTCTGTCTGCTCTTAAAATCGACCCTAAACTTGAAGCGATGGCCCGTCGCTACTGCCAGGAAATGATAACCAACAGGTTCTTCAGCCATACATCGCCTGTCTCAGGAGGGCTACTGAACAGGATCATGGACTCAGAGATACCCAACGGCTGGCTGCTTGCAGGCGAGAACCTTGCGGGAGCGCCTACGGTTGAAGCGGCATTTGAAGGGCTTATGCAGAGCCCATCACATAAAGACAACATGCTCGAGCCCAAATACACACACGCAGGAATTGCAGTTATCGATGGCGGCCCATACGGAAAGATGTTTGTACAGGAATTTATAGAATATCCGGAGGATATGTTGAGTAAGGCAGCAAACGATTCGCAATCCAATCTTGCTGCTTTTTTAAGCGCCAACCTGTTCTATCCCGAATCATCTATTTTAGATTTTAGTAAATCTACAGGTAATACCGCGGATAATACGTAA
- the ahcY gene encoding adenosylhomocysteinase, protein MDYDVKDLNLAEHGKRRIEWADKDMPVLGLIRARFEKEKPLEGVRMSACLHVTSETANLMRTLKAGGADVVLCASNPLSTQDDVAASLVKDYEIPVFAIKGEDEKTYYDHIKAAIDHGPKITMDDGADLVSVLHTERTEKLNDVIGGTEETTTGVIRLKSMAEQGVLKYPIVAVNDAQTKHFFDNRYGTGQSTIDGILRATNILLAGKTFVVSGYGWCGKGVAMRAKGMGANVVITEVNPLRALEAVMDGFRVLPSIEAAMIADVWVTVTGDLHVIDKRHFEVMKDGAIIANSGHFNVEINIPALEDMAVSHKPVRDFVEEYTLDGGRKIHLLADGRLVNLAAAEGHPASVMDMSFANQALSAEYMLNNAEKLEKKVYAVPPEIDANIARLKLDSMGIRIDKLTEEQDKYLHSWEMGT, encoded by the coding sequence ATGGATTACGATGTAAAAGATCTTAACCTGGCAGAGCATGGGAAAAGAAGAATCGAATGGGCCGATAAAGACATGCCGGTTTTAGGTCTTATAAGAGCGCGTTTTGAGAAGGAAAAGCCCCTGGAGGGGGTAAGAATGTCCGCTTGCCTTCATGTCACATCTGAGACAGCTAACCTTATGAGGACCCTTAAAGCTGGCGGTGCGGATGTGGTTCTTTGTGCTTCCAACCCTTTAAGCACACAGGATGACGTTGCAGCATCTTTGGTAAAGGACTATGAAATCCCAGTTTTCGCAATTAAGGGAGAAGACGAGAAGACCTACTACGACCATATCAAGGCAGCCATAGACCATGGGCCTAAAATCACTATGGATGATGGAGCTGATTTAGTCTCGGTTCTTCATACAGAGAGAACCGAAAAGCTTAACGATGTTATTGGAGGAACTGAAGAGACGACGACAGGTGTTATAAGGCTTAAAAGTATGGCTGAGCAGGGAGTCTTAAAATACCCGATTGTTGCTGTAAACGATGCGCAAACAAAACATTTCTTTGATAACCGTTATGGTACAGGCCAAAGCACGATCGATGGGATACTGCGGGCAACTAACATCCTGCTTGCCGGAAAGACGTTTGTTGTCTCAGGGTATGGATGGTGTGGTAAAGGGGTTGCCATGCGCGCAAAAGGGATGGGAGCCAATGTGGTGATAACGGAAGTAAATCCGCTAAGAGCTCTTGAAGCAGTAATGGATGGATTTCGGGTGTTGCCATCGATTGAGGCTGCAATGATTGCTGATGTTTGGGTAACGGTAACTGGCGACCTGCACGTCATTGATAAAAGGCATTTTGAAGTTATGAAGGACGGGGCAATTATAGCTAACAGTGGCCACTTTAATGTCGAGATAAATATTCCTGCCTTAGAGGATATGGCGGTATCTCATAAGCCAGTTCGTGATTTTGTCGAGGAATATACATTAGATGGTGGAAGGAAAATACATCTACTGGCGGACGGCCGCCTGGTTAATCTTGCAGCTGCTGAGGGTCACCCGGCAAGCGTTATGGACATGAGCTTTGCAAACCAGGCACTCTCAGCCGAGTATATGCTAAACAATGCCGAGAAGTTGGAGAAAAAAGTTTATGCCGTGCCGCCTGAGATTGATGCCAATATTGCAAGACTGAAGCTCGATTCGATGGGGATACGCATCGATAAGCTTACCGAGGAGCAGGATAAGTATCTGCATTCATGGGAGATGGGGACGTAG